The following coding sequences lie in one bacterium genomic window:
- a CDS encoding hemolysin family protein, with translation MIDAYSLWSLLAFCLLLVFSAFFSSSETALFSLTRSQIRELMEESSDDPASRVLAKLLKDPRRLLINLLIGNTIVNIMAATVAAIATARVVSHFNASPWIVFVVQGLAVTIALLVCGEIIPKFAAVRNPLKWSRAIAGPMTLFDKLLYPFALVITPIADGVAKTFGVEKRKLWISEEEIKTLLEVGEEHGALEKTEREMIHSIFELGEISVREIMVPRTDMVAIEVRTPLTRVLEILRECGHSRLPVYDERVDNVIGILHAKDLMTFYPFDQEVDLKKVLRQAHFVPEAKTIDELLKQFQEQRIHMSIAVDEYGGTAGLVTLEDIIEEIVGEIQDEHDAERPLWTRIDEYTILFDAKVDVETVNEVLGDDVIPIDDDFDTLGGFLLSEIGDFPEAHARVEYHNYEFIIEEVRRHRLGRVRIIRREAIEDSSK, from the coding sequence ATGATTGACGCCTATTCCCTCTGGAGCCTGCTTGCGTTCTGCTTGCTGCTGGTCTTTTCAGCGTTCTTCTCGTCCTCCGAGACGGCTCTATTCTCCCTGACTCGTTCGCAGATTCGCGAACTGATGGAAGAGTCGTCTGACGATCCGGCCTCCAGGGTGCTGGCAAAGCTCCTGAAAGATCCGCGCCGTCTGCTGATCAATCTGCTGATCGGTAATACGATTGTCAACATCATGGCAGCTACCGTTGCTGCGATTGCCACCGCCCGCGTAGTCAGTCATTTCAACGCGAGTCCGTGGATCGTGTTCGTCGTGCAGGGTCTTGCTGTAACGATTGCCTTGCTGGTCTGCGGCGAGATCATCCCCAAATTCGCTGCCGTCCGCAACCCGTTGAAGTGGTCGCGTGCGATTGCTGGTCCCATGACTTTGTTTGATAAGCTGCTCTATCCCTTTGCGTTGGTGATTACCCCGATTGCCGACGGAGTCGCCAAGACCTTCGGTGTCGAAAAACGGAAGCTTTGGATCTCGGAGGAAGAGATTAAGACTCTCCTTGAAGTCGGCGAAGAGCATGGGGCGCTGGAAAAGACGGAACGCGAAATGATTCACTCAATCTTTGAATTGGGTGAAATCTCGGTGCGCGAAATCATGGTGCCGCGGACAGATATGGTCGCCATAGAAGTCCGAACCCCATTGACCAGAGTTCTTGAGATCCTCCGTGAATGCGGACACTCGCGGTTGCCGGTCTATGACGAGCGTGTGGATAATGTCATCGGTATCTTGCATGCGAAAGACCTGATGACATTCTATCCTTTTGACCAAGAAGTGGATTTGAAGAAAGTTCTCCGTCAGGCACACTTCGTCCCTGAGGCCAAGACTATCGATGAGTTGCTCAAGCAGTTTCAGGAGCAGCGCATTCACATGTCCATTGCCGTGGACGAATACGGCGGTACGGCCGGGCTGGTGACACTTGAAGACATCATCGAAGAGATCGTCGGCGAGATTCAGGACGAGCATGATGCCGAACGCCCGCTGTGGACGCGTATCGACGAATATACTATCCTGTTTGATGCTAAAGTCGACGTGGAAACCGTGAACGAAGTTTTAGGCGACGATGTTATTCCAATCGACGACGACTTCGATACACTCGGCGGATTCTTGCTGTCCGAAATTGGCGATTTCCCAGAAGCCCATGCACGAGTTGAATACCACAATTATGAGTTCATTATTGAAGAAGTGCGCAGACACAGGCTGGGCCGCGTGAGAATCATTCGCCGCGAGGCTATTGAGGACTCTTCGAAATGA
- the mazG gene encoding nucleoside triphosphate pyrophosphohydrolase, whose amino-acid sequence MAALRAPDGCPWDREQTHESLRPYLIEETYEVLDSIDRKAYVELKSELGDLLLHIVFHARLAEEEQLFTLVDVLQKINEKLIRRHPHVFGDAVVNSTDDVNKQWEQIKLAETHRPQLLSGVPKHQPALNRAYRVQEKAAAVGFDWPSDEPVWQKLSEEIDELKLELSAGRRERIEAEFGDLLFTLVNLGRKLNIHPEEALRTSIEKFTNRFGQIELDLREAGIPLHEAGLEKMDELWNLAKSREEVNS is encoded by the coding sequence ATGGCAGCTCTCCGCGCACCGGACGGTTGTCCGTGGGACCGCGAGCAGACGCATGAATCGCTGCGCCCCTATCTCATCGAAGAGACTTACGAAGTCCTCGACTCGATCGACCGCAAGGCCTACGTCGAATTGAAGTCGGAGCTTGGGGACTTGCTCCTGCATATCGTCTTTCATGCGCGGCTCGCCGAAGAAGAACAACTATTCACGCTCGTGGACGTGCTGCAAAAAATCAACGAGAAGCTGATACGCCGCCATCCGCACGTGTTCGGCGATGCGGTTGTGAACTCGACCGATGACGTGAACAAGCAGTGGGAGCAGATTAAACTTGCCGAGACCCATCGCCCGCAACTCCTGTCCGGTGTCCCCAAGCATCAACCGGCCCTGAATCGGGCTTACCGAGTGCAGGAAAAGGCGGCGGCGGTCGGCTTCGACTGGCCCTCCGATGAACCGGTCTGGCAAAAGCTTTCCGAAGAGATCGACGAGCTGAAACTTGAGCTGTCTGCGGGCCGCCGCGAGCGCATTGAAGCGGAATTTGGTGACCTGCTGTTTACCTTGGTGAATTTGGGACGCAAGTTAAACATTCATCCTGAAGAAGCCCTGCGGACGTCCATCGAGAAATTCACAAACCGCTTTGGCCAAATTGAACTGGACTTGCGCGAAGCTGGAATTCCTCTCCATGAGGCCGGACTTGAGAAAATGGACGAGCTGTGGAATCTTGCAAAATCGCGCGAAGAGGTGAACTCTTGA
- a CDS encoding NYN domain-containing protein — MPQYWKRRISIFVDGANMFYTQKKGLGWFFDPAKLLKVLRADDELTDAYWYMGLKQPPDPRDENFVRFLSYAGYVVRTKGLKTIYDSETGETTQKANLDVEIVMDMFNTIENYDKAILLSGDGDFERALELLRSRGKNICVVSTQNWIAAELRQAIGSHFIDLQDLRAQIERTAPEPREHRFGGPMLDHDHEH; from the coding sequence ATGCCGCAGTATTGGAAGCGCCGCATCTCGATATTCGTGGATGGCGCTAATATGTTCTATACGCAGAAGAAGGGCCTCGGTTGGTTCTTTGATCCTGCAAAGTTATTGAAAGTCTTACGTGCCGATGATGAGCTGACGGATGCTTACTGGTATATGGGCCTCAAGCAGCCGCCTGATCCCCGTGACGAGAACTTTGTGCGCTTTCTGTCCTACGCGGGTTATGTTGTGCGGACAAAGGGTTTGAAAACGATCTATGACAGCGAAACAGGCGAGACGACACAAAAAGCTAACCTCGATGTCGAGATCGTGATGGACATGTTTAATACCATCGAGAATTACGACAAGGCTATTCTGTTGTCGGGTGACGGCGACTTCGAACGCGCTCTCGAATTGCTACGCTCGCGCGGCAAGAATATCTGTGTCGTGTCAACGCAAAACTGGATCGCTGCGGAACTCCGTCAGGCTATCGGCTCGCACTTCATTGATCTGCAAGACCTGCGCGCTCAAATCGAGCGCACGGCACCTGAGCCGCGTGAACACAGGTTTGGCGGACCGATGCTGGATCACGATCACGAGCATTAA
- the ybeY gene encoding rRNA maturation RNase YbeY, whose translation MNDKPPPRRRARGSIEFYSEIPRARVRKSYTLACAAAAMRRVPNSVGSIRLVLIGDRKMAALHREFLNVPGTTDVLTFDLSEPGEALEGEIYICLDQARRQARDYRVPLYEEVARLAAHGVLHLAGYDDHTDSGKTEMRRLEDAALRRGRAE comes from the coding sequence ATGAATGACAAACCTCCCCCGCGCAGGCGCGCTCGCGGCTCGATAGAGTTCTACTCCGAGATTCCCCGAGCGCGCGTGCGCAAAAGCTACACCTTGGCATGTGCGGCCGCGGCGATGCGCCGCGTCCCAAACTCCGTCGGATCGATTCGGCTGGTTCTAATCGGCGACCGCAAGATGGCCGCCCTCCACCGTGAATTCCTGAACGTGCCCGGCACGACCGACGTTTTGACATTTGATCTCTCCGAACCCGGCGAAGCGCTCGAGGGTGAGATCTACATTTGTCTCGATCAAGCGCGCAGACAAGCGCGTGACTATCGTGTGCCGCTCTACGAAGAAGTGGCGCGACTTGCCGCACATGGCGTGCTGCATCTTGCAGGCTATGACGATCACACGGACTCCGGCAAAACCGAAATGCGCCGCTTGGAAGACGCTGCGCTGCGCAGAGGGAGGGCGGAATGA
- the aspS gene encoding aspartate--tRNA ligase: MTTRTHTCGEPRKGDNGKRIVLQGWVARARDLGGLVFIDLRDRYGKTQVVVQPEDSAEVAKIAHELKNEWVIEIHGTVRLRPEGMINSDLPTGEVEVVASSIEVLNRCPELPFQIEGAEKASDELRLKYRYLDLRRHELQDVLILRHKVANIARNHFTEQGFIEVETPCLVKSTPEGARDYLVPSRVFPHQFYALPQSPQIYKQILMVAGFDKYFQICKCFRDEDLRSDRQPEFTQIDVEMSFATRDGVFAVVESLWVKILREVWGVELPVPLKRLTYTECIEHYGSDKPDLRYDLRFENVTELVKDTEFRVIRGAVEEGGVVIGLRVPGHAEISRKQFSEVEELAKHAGLGGILPLKLSAEGFGGMLSGKVDDSALKKISDQLRGETGDLLLLAVGQKSKVLKSLGVFRIKLAEYFKLFDPADHRKVSMFWVVDFPLFERDEDTGEVAPAHHPFTGFDPADEHLLETEPWNVRSTSYDLVMNGNELLSGSIRIHDPVQQARIFQLLGISDEEAKLRFGFLVDALKYGAPPMGGFALGFDRMIMVLTNRPIRDVIAFPKTTLAQSLMDGSPSPIERKLLTDLKIDLLPLDTGKS, translated from the coding sequence ATGACGACAAGAACTCATACCTGTGGGGAGCCTCGAAAGGGCGACAACGGAAAACGAATTGTGCTGCAAGGCTGGGTGGCGCGCGCGCGTGACCTCGGCGGATTGGTCTTTATTGACCTGCGGGACCGCTACGGAAAAACCCAGGTCGTCGTGCAGCCGGAGGACTCGGCCGAGGTTGCGAAGATTGCCCACGAGCTGAAGAATGAATGGGTGATCGAGATTCACGGGACCGTGCGGTTGCGGCCCGAAGGGATGATCAACTCCGATTTGCCAACTGGTGAAGTGGAAGTTGTGGCGTCCTCCATCGAAGTGCTGAACCGCTGCCCGGAGTTACCCTTCCAGATCGAAGGTGCGGAGAAGGCGTCCGACGAGCTCCGCTTGAAATATCGCTATCTCGACTTGCGCAGACACGAATTACAGGACGTGCTGATTCTGCGGCACAAGGTCGCGAACATAGCGCGCAATCACTTCACAGAGCAGGGCTTCATCGAAGTTGAAACACCGTGTCTGGTCAAGAGCACACCCGAAGGTGCACGCGACTATCTCGTGCCGTCTCGCGTGTTTCCTCATCAGTTCTACGCGCTTCCGCAATCGCCACAGATCTATAAACAGATTCTCATGGTTGCGGGCTTTGACAAGTACTTTCAGATCTGTAAGTGTTTCCGTGACGAGGACCTGCGCAGCGACCGCCAGCCGGAGTTCACGCAGATTGACGTCGAGATGTCATTTGCCACGCGCGATGGCGTATTTGCAGTTGTCGAGTCGCTGTGGGTGAAAATCCTCCGAGAAGTGTGGGGAGTCGAGCTGCCCGTGCCGCTCAAGAGACTGACCTACACAGAGTGCATTGAGCATTACGGCTCGGATAAGCCGGATCTGCGGTATGACTTGCGCTTTGAGAATGTTACCGAGCTTGTGAAAGACACCGAATTCCGGGTGATTCGCGGCGCTGTGGAAGAAGGAGGAGTGGTCATTGGGCTACGAGTGCCCGGGCATGCCGAGATTTCCCGCAAACAGTTTAGCGAAGTCGAAGAACTCGCCAAGCATGCCGGACTCGGTGGTATTCTGCCTCTGAAACTGTCTGCAGAAGGCTTTGGGGGCATGCTTTCTGGTAAGGTTGATGATAGCGCGTTGAAAAAGATTTCTGACCAACTGCGCGGGGAGACGGGAGATTTGCTTCTGTTGGCCGTTGGACAAAAGAGTAAGGTTTTAAAGTCTCTCGGTGTGTTCCGAATCAAACTCGCCGAGTACTTTAAACTGTTTGATCCGGCGGATCACCGCAAAGTCTCGATGTTCTGGGTTGTGGATTTTCCGCTGTTCGAGAGAGATGAAGATACCGGCGAAGTCGCACCTGCCCACCATCCTTTCACTGGATTCGATCCGGCGGATGAGCACTTGCTCGAAACCGAGCCGTGGAATGTGCGAAGCACCTCCTACGACCTTGTCATGAACGGCAACGAGCTGCTGTCCGGCTCCATCCGTATCCATGATCCAGTCCAGCAAGCGAGGATCTTCCAGCTCCTCGGGATTTCGGACGAAGAGGCTAAACTTCGCTTCGGGTTCCTTGTGGATGCCTTGAAATATGGTGCTCCTCCGATGGGAGGCTTTGCGCTTGGCTTCGACCGGATGATCATGGTGTTGACAAATCGTCCGATTCGCGACGTCATTGCATTCCCCAAGACGACACTGGCGCAGTCACTGATGGACGGCAGTCCCTCCCCGATTGAGCGTAAGCTTTTGACTGACTTGAAGATAGACCTTCTTCCGTTGGACACTGGAAAGTCCTAG
- the atpD gene encoding F0F1 ATP synthase subunit beta, with the protein MNNGTIKQIIGVVIDVEFPDGELPPLYSALHVNQDGRQLTLEVQQHLGDNTVRAVSMNPTEGLTRGTPVINTGQPISVPVGNAVLGRILNVTGDPVDDLGPVAAKTRFPIHRPAPKMTELNTSAEMLETGIKVIDLIQPFSKGGKIGLFGGAGVGKTVIVQELINNIAKAHSGISVFAGVGERTREGNDLLREFVESGVVSYGKSFDVHSFDMTKVEKSALTDSKVAMVFGQMNEPPGSRSRVALTGLTMAEYFRDEEGKDVLLFIDNIFRFTQAGSEVSALLGRMPSAVGYQPTLATEMGALQERITSTNKGSITSVQAVYVPADDLTDPAPATTFLHLDATTVLSRQIAELGIYPAVDPLDSTSRILDPLVVGQEHYDVARGVQSTLQRYKDLQDIIAILGMDELSDDDKRVVERARKIQRFLSQPFHVAEAFTGRPGVYVKTADTIKGFKGILEGDYDHIGEQSFYMCGGIEDVLRNHEAAQK; encoded by the coding sequence ATGAACAACGGTACCATCAAGCAGATTATCGGCGTCGTGATTGACGTCGAGTTTCCAGACGGCGAGTTGCCGCCGCTTTATTCCGCTTTGCACGTCAATCAAGACGGGCGTCAGCTCACGCTCGAAGTGCAGCAGCACTTGGGTGACAACACTGTCCGCGCCGTATCCATGAATCCGACCGAAGGTCTAACGCGTGGCACGCCGGTCATTAATACCGGTCAGCCGATCAGTGTGCCCGTCGGAAATGCCGTGCTTGGGCGTATTTTGAACGTCACCGGCGATCCTGTGGACGATCTGGGTCCGGTTGCGGCCAAAACTCGTTTTCCCATTCACCGTCCCGCTCCGAAAATGACCGAGCTGAATACGAGTGCCGAAATGCTGGAAACCGGCATTAAGGTGATAGATTTGATCCAGCCCTTTTCCAAGGGTGGGAAGATCGGTCTGTTCGGAGGTGCCGGTGTGGGCAAAACCGTCATTGTGCAGGAACTCATCAACAACATCGCCAAGGCGCATTCGGGAATCTCCGTCTTTGCCGGTGTCGGCGAACGCACGCGTGAAGGCAATGACCTGTTGCGTGAATTCGTTGAGTCCGGCGTGGTCTCGTATGGGAAGAGTTTTGACGTGCATTCATTCGACATGACCAAGGTCGAAAAAAGCGCGCTGACTGACTCCAAAGTTGCGATGGTCTTTGGTCAGATGAATGAGCCGCCCGGCTCACGTTCGCGCGTGGCCCTGACGGGTTTGACAATGGCCGAGTATTTCCGCGATGAAGAAGGCAAGGATGTGCTGCTCTTCATCGATAACATCTTCCGTTTCACGCAGGCCGGCTCCGAAGTCTCTGCTCTCTTGGGTCGTATGCCATCTGCCGTAGGCTACCAGCCGACGTTGGCCACTGAGATGGGCGCATTGCAAGAGCGCATTACGTCGACAAACAAGGGATCGATCACGTCTGTGCAAGCCGTCTATGTGCCTGCCGACGACTTGACCGACCCGGCTCCCGCGACAACCTTCTTGCATCTTGACGCGACGACTGTGCTTTCACGGCAGATAGCCGAATTGGGTATTTATCCCGCCGTCGATCCGCTCGATTCTACGTCCCGCATTCTTGATCCGCTTGTCGTCGGTCAAGAACATTACGACGTTGCTCGTGGCGTGCAGTCTACGTTGCAACGCTACAAAGATTTGCAGGACATCATTGCCATTCTCGGTATGGATGAGCTTTCCGATGACGATAAGCGCGTTGTCGAGCGTGCGCGCAAGATTCAACGCTTTCTGTCGCAGCCCTTCCATGTTGCGGAAGCCTTCACCGGCCGTCCCGGCGTCTATGTCAAGACTGCCGATACGATTAAAGGCTTCAAGGGAATCCTTGAAGGCGATTACGACCACATCGGCGAGCAGAGTTTTTACATGTGCGGCGGCATTGAGGACGTGCTCCGCAATCATGAAGCCGCACAGAAGTAA
- a CDS encoding PhoH family protein, with protein sequence MLGPNDENLRYLQRMISSKVTARREKVLIRGTQQDNLEAVEVIMELVGITRKQGHLTRGDIDRVLRISGAPATGAQRELHADPSAPFAAMFRSGDRTYNPRTSGQNEYWEAIQRNDLTFALGPAGTGKTFIAVACAVQMFQAGKFDRIILVRPVVEAGESLGFLPGDVREKVDPYFRPIYDALMKMIPADRLRKLLDRQIIEIAPLAYMRGRTLDNAFLILDEAQNTTYGQMKMFLTRLGENSKAVITGDMTQIDLPRKGDSGLLGLEQILETIPGIQFIKLKSSDVVRHPLVGHIVRAYDRYTKSHPDESESAASETGEALGKLPSKPGEPHSTSDE encoded by the coding sequence ATGCTCGGACCCAACGACGAGAATCTGCGCTACTTACAGCGCATGATTAGCTCCAAAGTCACGGCGCGTCGCGAAAAAGTTCTGATTCGCGGAACACAACAGGACAATCTCGAGGCTGTGGAAGTTATCATGGAACTCGTCGGTATCACGCGCAAGCAGGGGCATTTGACGCGAGGAGATATTGACAGAGTGCTGCGAATTTCCGGTGCTCCGGCGACCGGCGCGCAACGCGAACTCCACGCCGACCCCAGCGCTCCCTTTGCCGCTATGTTCCGCTCCGGAGATCGGACCTACAATCCTCGCACGTCCGGACAGAATGAGTATTGGGAAGCTATCCAGCGCAATGACTTGACGTTCGCGCTCGGTCCCGCGGGAACCGGCAAGACGTTCATTGCTGTTGCCTGTGCCGTGCAGATGTTCCAGGCGGGAAAGTTCGATAGGATCATTCTCGTGCGACCGGTCGTTGAAGCAGGGGAGAGCCTCGGTTTTCTGCCGGGTGATGTGCGCGAAAAAGTGGACCCGTATTTCCGGCCAATATATGATGCATTGATGAAGATGATTCCCGCCGATAGATTGCGCAAATTGCTCGACCGGCAAATCATCGAAATCGCCCCGCTCGCCTATATGCGTGGCCGTACACTCGATAACGCATTCCTAATTCTTGACGAAGCGCAGAATACGACCTACGGTCAAATGAAGATGTTTCTGACGCGTCTTGGAGAAAACTCGAAAGCCGTAATTACCGGCGACATGACTCAGATTGACTTGCCGCGTAAGGGAGATAGCGGTCTACTGGGCCTTGAGCAGATCCTTGAGACTATCCCGGGCATTCAGTTTATCAAATTGAAATCCTCGGACGTTGTGCGCCATCCGCTCGTGGGGCACATCGTGCGAGCCTACGACAGGTATACTAAATCACACCCGGACGAGAGCGAGTCCGCGGCATCAGAAACAGGCGAAGCGCTCGGCAAGCTGCCTTCTAAACCCGGTGAGCCGCACTCCACCTCAGATGAATGA
- a CDS encoding F0F1 ATP synthase subunit epsilon, whose amino-acid sequence MAATFHVELITPQRHLLSAEVVHVRAPGSNGDFGVLANHSPMVAGLGPGRLQIDFPDNKKEEFAVSGGYFTVDSNKVIILAETCYRKSEIDLERARSDKQKAQQRIEAATRPVERDEARAALSRANALILVAEHKGD is encoded by the coding sequence ATGGCCGCGACCTTTCACGTTGAACTGATTACCCCGCAACGGCATCTGCTCTCCGCTGAAGTTGTGCACGTGCGTGCGCCCGGATCAAATGGGGATTTTGGTGTGCTCGCCAATCACTCTCCCATGGTGGCCGGATTAGGTCCGGGTAGGTTGCAAATTGACTTCCCGGACAATAAGAAGGAGGAGTTTGCGGTCAGCGGAGGTTACTTCACTGTAGACAGTAACAAGGTGATTATTCTGGCTGAAACCTGTTACCGTAAGTCCGAAATTGACCTCGAACGCGCACGCAGTGACAAGCAGAAGGCCCAGCAGCGCATTGAGGCCGCCACGCGACCCGTTGAACGGGACGAAGCCCGCGCCGCACTGAGTCGTGCCAATGCGCTGATTCTTGTCGCGGAACACAAGGGAGATTAG
- a CDS encoding HEAT repeat domain-containing protein: protein MTESASHRDALTSAVIASLERWRDKPEDAELHLSDCEQLLSEYSAEESYRIIELGSSAADKIERSPEVAVDITMRLSCSSVEAARALGCVLIARIGRFNPRTWSSLIKQLADDENSGVRDMAAMIMDDRPNLSGWVAFHEDYVLSLCEEWRSDPNYRIRRLVTRTLSGFASQSSEKAARTLKLLAPLYEDSAEYVRRNVVSALREIGRTEFESVFEFLDARIAEGSSYNSELIPLVLEGAFARKHPDLRDELLSRL from the coding sequence GTGACGGAGTCGGCCTCCCACCGCGACGCGCTGACGTCCGCCGTAATTGCCTCTCTTGAACGTTGGCGCGATAAACCAGAAGATGCTGAACTGCATCTTTCCGATTGTGAACAACTGCTCTCTGAGTATTCGGCTGAAGAGTCGTATCGTATTATCGAGCTTGGAAGCTCTGCTGCTGATAAGATCGAACGATCGCCGGAAGTAGCCGTAGATATCACGATGCGCTTGAGCTGTTCTTCGGTCGAAGCGGCACGTGCGCTTGGGTGTGTCTTGATTGCTCGTATCGGACGTTTCAATCCGCGCACTTGGTCATCGCTGATTAAGCAGCTTGCCGATGATGAGAACTCCGGAGTGCGCGACATGGCAGCGATGATCATGGACGACCGGCCGAATTTGTCCGGTTGGGTCGCATTTCATGAGGATTATGTTCTCTCGCTTTGTGAAGAGTGGCGCTCTGATCCAAACTACCGGATTCGTCGTCTGGTGACACGGACGCTGTCGGGCTTTGCTTCGCAGTCGTCCGAAAAGGCGGCGCGCACGCTGAAGCTGCTTGCACCGCTCTACGAAGATTCGGCTGAGTACGTAAGACGCAATGTCGTTTCCGCTCTGCGGGAAATCGGCAGAACAGAATTTGAAAGCGTATTCGAATTTCTGGACGCGCGCATCGCCGAAGGGTCTTCCTACAATTCCGAACTGATTCCGCTCGTTCTCGAAGGCGCGTTCGCCCGCAAGCATCCTGATCTTCGGGACGAGCTGCTGTCCAGGCTCTAA
- a CDS encoding helix-turn-helix domain-containing protein, which translates to MEHRPVDIGARLRNLRLARDLTQEELAERADLTKGFISLLERDQTSISVDSLLQILKVLDVKVTDFFKESQPDQVVFTKSERISLMETGAERFELLIPGGADREMEAALVTLEAGQQTYPTKPYQGEAFGFVLSGAIQLVFGSDSFSASAGSSFYYSGEREHFIRNSGKRSAEFIWVTTPPTF; encoded by the coding sequence TTGGAACACAGACCGGTGGATATCGGAGCACGCTTACGAAATCTCCGACTCGCCCGGGACCTGACCCAAGAAGAGTTAGCCGAACGGGCGGATTTGACCAAAGGGTTCATCTCGCTGCTCGAACGCGACCAGACCAGTATTTCAGTCGACAGCCTCTTGCAAATCCTGAAAGTACTGGATGTTAAGGTCACGGACTTCTTCAAAGAGTCGCAACCTGATCAGGTGGTTTTTACCAAGTCAGAGCGAATCTCTCTAATGGAGACCGGTGCTGAACGGTTTGAACTCTTGATTCCGGGCGGGGCGGACCGCGAAATGGAAGCCGCCTTGGTCACTCTCGAGGCTGGACAGCAGACCTATCCGACCAAGCCCTATCAGGGTGAAGCTTTTGGGTTTGTGTTGTCGGGCGCTATCCAATTAGTGTTCGGCAGCGACAGTTTCTCCGCGTCGGCCGGGTCGAGCTTCTACTATTCCGGCGAACGGGAACATTTCATTCGAAACTCCGGCAAGCGAAGCGCCGAGTTTATTTGGGTAACAACGCCGCCCACTTTCTAA
- the hflX gene encoding GTPase HflX has translation MSPGRRKEDRARSLGYDRLRIEDASQGDAENALVPKKERAFLIGVCKPGELMSTAQDHLDELAMLVETAGAEIVDRELVKLRQIDSALYLGKGKTAEIASYVAETGADLVVIDEDPAPAQTRNLERELKSRVIDRSGLILDIFARRAQTREARTQVELAQLKYMLPRLTGAWTHLERQRGGIGMRGPGETQIETDRRIVRTRIRKLEEELADIERQHRTQRAKRQEVFRFSLAGYTNVGKSTLMNVLTSAGVYEENLLFATLDSTTRMLPLGQGIKAVLSDTVGFIRKLPPGLVASFRSTLEEIREADCIVHVVDLASVTFLEQKETVEKILTDMGLSDIPVIEVFNKIDALEDPSPLRWVKEHRPEGVLVSARSGEGIDSLRERMRMVLEQGKITLDIELDVADGKLWQELYKVGEVLATETVGDKVTLQVRMDKVDAGRLGFLEKAKPDPWRRGGATDS, from the coding sequence TTGAGTCCCGGTCGCAGGAAGGAAGATCGGGCACGATCGCTCGGATACGACCGGCTGCGAATCGAAGATGCGTCGCAAGGCGATGCCGAAAATGCCCTCGTTCCCAAGAAAGAACGGGCCTTCCTGATCGGAGTTTGCAAGCCGGGGGAACTTATGTCCACCGCGCAGGATCATCTCGATGAACTGGCCATGCTGGTCGAGACTGCCGGAGCGGAAATCGTGGATCGCGAGCTGGTGAAGCTGCGGCAGATTGACTCCGCCCTCTACTTAGGCAAAGGAAAGACCGCAGAGATCGCCTCGTATGTCGCGGAAACCGGGGCGGACTTGGTCGTGATCGACGAAGACCCCGCACCCGCGCAAACACGGAATCTCGAGCGCGAGCTAAAGTCTCGCGTTATTGACCGTTCTGGTTTGATCCTCGACATTTTTGCGCGGCGGGCGCAGACCCGTGAAGCCCGTACTCAGGTCGAGCTTGCACAGCTCAAATATATGTTGCCGCGACTGACGGGCGCGTGGACGCACCTTGAACGTCAGCGCGGCGGTATCGGGATGCGGGGTCCCGGCGAAACCCAGATCGAAACTGACCGCCGGATAGTTCGCACACGCATCCGCAAACTCGAAGAAGAGCTTGCCGATATCGAGCGCCAGCATCGTACTCAGCGGGCCAAGCGGCAGGAAGTATTCCGCTTCTCTTTGGCTGGCTACACAAACGTGGGCAAGTCCACTCTAATGAATGTCCTGACCTCGGCTGGTGTTTATGAGGAAAACCTGCTCTTTGCCACCCTCGACTCAACGACGCGGATGTTGCCTCTTGGACAGGGAATAAAGGCCGTGTTGTCAGATACTGTCGGCTTCATCAGAAAATTACCACCCGGACTCGTGGCGAGCTTCCGCTCCACATTAGAGGAGATTCGAGAAGCCGATTGCATCGTGCATGTTGTGGATCTTGCCTCCGTTACCTTTCTGGAGCAGAAAGAAACAGTAGAAAAGATTCTGACGGACATGGGACTTTCTGACATACCGGTGATTGAAGTCTTCAACAAGATCGATGCTTTGGAAGACCCATCCCCGTTGCGCTGGGTGAAAGAACATCGGCCTGAAGGCGTGCTGGTCAGCGCGCGGAGCGGGGAAGGGATTGACAGCTTGCGGGAACGGATGCGAATGGTCCTCGAGCAGGGCAAAATCACCCTGGACATTGAGCTCGATGTTGCCGATGGCAAGCTCTGGCAAGAGCTGTATAAAGTCGGAGAAGTCCTCGCTACTGAGACTGTTGGGGATAAAGTCACTTTGCAGGTCAGGATGGATAAGGTGGATGCAGGAAGACTGGGATTCCTGGAAAAAGCAAAGCCTGACCCTTGGCGGCGTGGTGGAGCGACTGACTCTTAG